Sequence from the Planctomycetia bacterium genome:
CGAACAGTTGCCCGTACTTATCGAAGCATTGGCCGAACGGGTTCCAGTAGCCTTCGGCGATTTGCTCCAGCCCACTGCCGTCGGGATTGCAGCGATACAGCCGCCCGCCGTCGCCGCCGCTGATCGACTTGCCGTCGGTTCCGACGACCTTCCACTCGACGCCAAGATTCTCGCCTTGGCCAAAATAAACGCGGCCCTGCACATCGAACGCGCACCCGTTCAGCCCGTTGTGCGGATACTCGCCGGTTGTTTCGAGCCGCATCAAACTTTGGCGTTCATCGCTGACGCCGTCGTTGTTGGTATCGCGAATGCGAAACATCTCGCTGCGCGCGACGACATACAGCCATTCGAACTTGGCGTCGAACGCCAGGCCCATCGTGGCCTTGGTGCCTTCGAAGAAGGTGGTGATGCGCCGGGCGCGGCCGGTTTCGTCAAAATCGTCGAAGACTTGAATGCGATCGGCCGGCGGACCTGTGTACCCTTCCGGTCGAAAATGCGTGTGACTCTCGATGCAGTAGATGCGTCCCTGCGGATCGACGGCGATGCCGGTCGGCGTGACGATCTCCGGCTCCGTGGCGACCAACTCGATCACCAGGCGATCATCGAGCGAGCGCGGCGGCGCGGCGTACACGTGCGTCCAAAGAGTAATTGCAATGCCAAGGGCAAGAATAAATCGCATGTGTTGATCAATTCGTGTGAAGAGCTGGCTCGGGCGGATAGCTGGGCTTGCATTGCCGCGTGCTGTTTCGTGGGGTACGATCAGGGGGCGGCGCGAACTTCACGTCGCCGACCTTTATCGACGCCCCAGCACGACGACGGGAGCCCCTATCATGCCCTCGGCACGCAACATTGAGCAAGCATCTGGCGACGAATTCACCCGACGCGACGCCCTCAAGCTGACCAGCACGGGGGCGGCAGGCCTGGCGATGTCGAGCCTGTGGCCCCACGCTTCGAGCGCTTCGCAGCACGCGTCGACGTTCGGCCGCGCCAAGCGCTGCATCGTGTTGTTCATGGCCGGCGGCCCGCCCCAGCACGAAACCTGGGATCCCAAGCCAGCGGCCCCCGAGGAAATCCGCGGCGCGTACCAGCCGATCGCCTCCTCGCTGCCGGGCCTGCAGGTCGGCGAGTTGATGCCTCGGACGGCGAAGTTGGCGCATCACCTCACCGTGTTGCGGGGCGTTTCGACGCGCGACAACGCGCACTCGTCCAGCGGCTACTACATGCTCACCGGCCAGCCGCATTCGCCGATGAATAATGAGAACGCGAAGCCCGGCGCGCCGAATGATTTTCCGAGCTTGGCCGCGGTGGTAAAGCAACTCCGCGGCGATGGCGAAGTATTCCCCGGCGCGGTCACGCTGCCGGACGAGCTTTGGAATTGCGGCCGCATTGTCTGGCCGGGCCAGGACGGCGGGTTCCTGGGGCGCGTCGCCGATCCCTGGCAACTCGTTTGCGATCCGAACCAAGCCGATTTCCAAGTGCCAGGCGTGGGGCTGCCGCAGGAATTGTCGGTCGATCGGTTCGATTCGCGGCTCACGTTGCTGAACGCGGTGAATCGCGGCCTCGATGAAAACGACGCGCGGCCGAATCTGCTGCGCTGGGACAATCGCTCGCGCCAGGCGTTCAGTTTGATTCGCGCCCGCACGGCGCGGAATGCGTTCGACCTGGAGCAAGAATCGTCCGACACGCGTGAGCGCTACGGCCGCACCCGTTTCGGGCAGAGCGTATTGCTCGGGCGGCGCTTGCTGGAAGCCGGCGTGCCGCTCGTGCAAGTGAATTGGACCCGCACGCCGGAAGAGATGGGCCCGAACCCGTTATGGGACACGCACGCCAACAACGCCGCGCGCTTGAAAGACGCGTTGATGCCGCCGATGGATTTGGCGTACTCGGCGCTCGTCACCGACCTGCTCGATCGCGGCATGTTTGAAGACACGCTCATCGTCTGGACCGGCGAGTTCGGCCGCACGCCGCGTCACAACGCCCAAGGCGGCCGCGATCACTGGGGCATGTGTTTCTCCATGGCACTCGCCGGCGGCGGCGTCAAACAAGGCTACGTCCACGGCGCCTCGGACGCGATCGGCGGCGAAGTCCGCGACGGCCTGGTGACGCCGGAAGATATGACGGCAACGATTCACCACCTCATGGGCCACGACCCGGAAACGCTGATCTACGATCGGCTGAATCGGCCGCTGCCGATTAGTCGCGGGCGGGTGCTGGGGGAGTTGCTGGCATAACGAATATCAACTCAAAACCCTGACTTATGGATTGGAATGATGGGAGCAATCAATTCCGAGTTCGGCATGTGCATGTCAGGCAATCGCGTCGCGGATTTCATAGCCTCGGCGGAAGGATCGCTGCGCGCATTTCGAAAAACGCCGTTTCACGCTGTTGTGGGACGCACGTTTCTCCATCAACGAAAGAAGGTTGTGGACTATCTCGATGCGTTTCTGGCGATCAACATTAAGAAAAAGGTCAAGGGCGCCGTTTATTGCGAGATGAATGGATTCACGATCAACACGGATCGCTGGCACTTTGACGCATTCGGCTACAAGAGAGCAGGTGAGGCGAACGGGCTCGACTGGGATTGGCTAGCGTCCTGGGACAGCGAAACGGAAAAGCCTTTCGTATTGACAGACATGGAGACGGTGCAAGCAGCGTTCCGCAAGAACTACGGTCCCGATCAACCGCTCGCGCTGCAGATTGCCTCCGAGTTAGCGGAGTATCTTGTTGCAGCGCGTTTTATAGAATTGATTGAGTCGGCAGTCACAACACTTCGCAAGCGAAATCCTGTATCAAGAAAGATGCCGTTCTTTGCGACGATGCACGGATCTGACGATATCCTGTTCGTGGACGTCAAGTAAGAGATAGCTTGTCAGGACACGGCTAGTTGTAGAGGACCGAGCTGTCGCCCATGTGCGGCGCGCACGTACCGTTCATCGCGATTGAACTGTTTTGCAATACTTGCGCCAGGCCTTTCTCAGCGCCGAGTTCGGCGGCGCAGGCTTCAACAACGCATTGACGAAGGCGATCGATTCCGTGCGATTGAGTCGGATTACAGCGGGATTTGACTTCACGGCTTTTGCTCCACCATATTTCTGTATGCTTGCAAAGCATACCAAGTATAGGGTTCGCTCCCGAACCAATCGACCGACGAGCGGAGCCACCATGGCCCTGAAAGGCGTTACGTTGCTTTTTTCTACGGTCTCGAAGGTTTGCTCACTCTCCCGCCAAACATAGAATTGCCGGCATGCTAAGCAGAGCCCCCGGCGATCAAGATCACGCTCCAACTTATTCGTGGCGGGCGTTGATCGCGCTCTTGCTGTTCGCCGCGCTCGTTCGCGGCGGCGTGTTGCTGGCTTGGCAGGATCGTCTGGCCGCTGATCCGGATGCTTATCGGCAATGGGCGCGTAGCGTCGCGATGCATGGCGAGTATGCGGCCGACGGGTATGTTGCCTATCGCCCGCCGCTCTATCCGCTGGTGTTGGTGGCGACCGGGGCCTACGACGAAGGGCGCCCGCTGTTGGCGATCCGCTGGCACCTTATCTTCGGCGTGCTGACCGTTTGGGAAACGGCGCGGCTCGGCGTCAAGCTACGGTTGGGCAACTGGTCTCTGTTGGCCGGCGCGCTGGTGGCGGTCGATCCGATCTTGCTGAATCAATCCGCGCTGATCATGACGGAAACGCTCGCGACGCTGTTGGCCGTCGCGGCGCTCGATGCACTGGCCGGCGCATGGGAGCGGCCAAGCGTGCCGCGCGGATTTTGGTGCGGCGTCGTCTTGTCGCTCAGTTGTTTGTGCCGGCCGACGTTTCTGCCCTTTGCGGCGCTATCCACGTTGGCGTTGCTGGCAATGCGCCAAGTGAATGTTGCGGCGCCAACGATGCGTCGCCGCTTGCTCGTCGCATCGTGTTGCGCCGTGATGCTGGTTTCCATCCTCGGCGTCTGGACGGCCCGGAATTATCGATTGCTCGGCCAGCCCATCGTCGGCACGACGCATGGCGGCTACACACTGTACTTGGGCAACAACTGGTTGTACTACGCTTCCCTGCGCGGCGAGTTACAGCAAGCTGCCAATTGGCCGGAATACAATGCCCGATTCCTCCAGCCGGAGATCGATGCGGTTTGGCGGCGGTCGGGCGTCGTGCGGAACCAAATGGCATATGGTCGCAGCGTATGGATCGCTCCGCTCGGCGCGACGCCGTATCCGGAGGTGGCCGCGGATAATGCTTTGTACGATGCGGCGCTCGATACTATTGCCAACGATCCCGGCGGTTTTCTCCGCGCCTGCCTTTACCGACTGCGCCGTTTCTGGGGACTCGTACCCATCGAGCCGTCAGATAAGCCGGGCATGCGCTATGCAATCGGAGCGTGGTACTTCGCACTCTTCGCATACGCTCTGGCCGGTCTCTGGCAACTCGGGCGATCTCGGCGGCTTTGGCAATCGCCGTGGCTGTTTGGGCTGTTGCTGACGCTCACCTTCATGGCCGTCCACACGGTTTATTGGACCGACATGCGGATGCGGGCGCCGATCACGTCGGTGGTTTGCCTGGCGGCGGCGGTGGGAACGCAGTGGCTATGGGGTCTATACAGGGGCGTCGCAAGCCCCCCAGAAACAACGACTTAGGTGCACGTTTCCGGCCCGGAAGCCGCCTTGACCCCCCGCGCGGCACGCTCCTATAATCCGCCGCCAAATTTCCAGGAAGCGGGTGAGCAGGCGAAAGGCAGCGCGATGGCGCTGCTGGTCTGCTGATCCACTACGACTCGGCAAGGATGCCCAACTGCCTGCGCATGTGCTGGTGAGATCGTTGGTGCTCGCCGGTGACGCATTTTCGCGTCGCGCCACTTGGGCTGCGCGCGCAGTGATGGGGCTGTTCTGTGCGCTCTACGTATCGGTCGCGACGGGCGCGGAAATTGAACTTCCTCGCTCGCAACCTTGGGATTCGGTGTACTTCGCCGCGCCCAACGGCTATCGCTGGCAACAAGGCGCGTATGAAGTCTGGTGGCTGACCGGCGGCGTCGATGTCAAGCAAGGAGGCGTCCACGGACACGCGAAGGAGGCCGTACTGTGGATTAAGCGCGAAGGCGATTTCACCAATCGCCACGCCTTGGCCATTGCGTATCTCGAAGGCAACGTCGACTTCACCTACCAGAACGGCG
This genomic interval carries:
- a CDS encoding DUF1501 domain-containing protein; the protein is MPSARNIEQASGDEFTRRDALKLTSTGAAGLAMSSLWPHASSASQHASTFGRAKRCIVLFMAGGPPQHETWDPKPAAPEEIRGAYQPIASSLPGLQVGELMPRTAKLAHHLTVLRGVSTRDNAHSSSGYYMLTGQPHSPMNNENAKPGAPNDFPSLAAVVKQLRGDGEVFPGAVTLPDELWNCGRIVWPGQDGGFLGRVADPWQLVCDPNQADFQVPGVGLPQELSVDRFDSRLTLLNAVNRGLDENDARPNLLRWDNRSRQAFSLIRARTARNAFDLEQESSDTRERYGRTRFGQSVLLGRRLLEAGVPLVQVNWTRTPEEMGPNPLWDTHANNAARLKDALMPPMDLAYSALVTDLLDRGMFEDTLIVWTGEFGRTPRHNAQGGRDHWGMCFSMALAGGGVKQGYVHGASDAIGGEVRDGLVTPEDMTATIHHLMGHDPETLIYDRLNRPLPISRGRVLGELLA